A region from the Nostoc sp. HK-01 genome encodes:
- a CDS encoding glycolate oxidase subunit (Fe-S) protein, protein MQVSENSINNTASIKNLPGFDANHPPDPKLIDTCVHCGFCLSTCPSYRVIGKEMDSPRGRIYLMDAINEGEIALNTATVEHFDSCLGCLACVSTCPSGVQYDKLISATRHQVERNYPRSLPDKLIRQLIFSLFPNPDILRILLVPLFVYQKLGFSKLLQSTGILKSISPRLAAMESILPQITAKSFQDNLPDIIPPKGQKRYRVGMILGCVQRLFFSSVNEATVRVLTANGCEVVIPKSQGCCAALPEHQGQTEQAKALARQMIDSFADTDVDFVIINAAGCGHTLKEYGHILADDPEYREKAENFAAKVKDAQEFLATVGLTAKLSPITDKPLTLVYQDACHLLHGQKISLQPRQLLHQIPGVTLREPLDAALCCGSAGVYNLLQPEVAEELGKQKVQNLLNTGANLIASPNPGCALQITKHLELQGKNIAVMHPMELLDYAIQGVKLSLGD, encoded by the coding sequence ATGCAGGTTTCAGAAAATTCTATTAACAATACAGCTAGTATCAAAAATTTACCAGGTTTTGATGCTAATCATCCGCCTGACCCCAAGTTAATTGATACTTGTGTACATTGTGGATTTTGTCTTTCAACTTGTCCTAGTTATCGGGTAATTGGTAAAGAGATGGATTCTCCTAGAGGACGAATCTATCTGATGGATGCAATTAATGAAGGTGAAATTGCCCTAAATACAGCTACAGTTGAACATTTTGATAGTTGTTTAGGGTGTCTTGCTTGTGTGTCAACTTGTCCTTCAGGCGTACAATATGACAAATTAATTTCCGCCACTCGCCACCAAGTTGAACGTAATTATCCTCGCAGTTTACCAGATAAACTTATCCGCCAACTGATATTTTCTTTGTTTCCCAACCCAGATATTTTACGCATTTTACTTGTACCATTATTTGTTTATCAAAAGTTAGGATTTTCTAAGCTATTACAGTCAACTGGCATTCTCAAAAGTATCTCGCCAAGGTTGGCAGCAATGGAATCAATTCTGCCACAAATTACTGCCAAATCTTTTCAAGATAATTTACCAGATATTATTCCCCCCAAGGGACAAAAACGCTATCGAGTTGGGATGATTTTAGGATGTGTGCAACGGCTGTTTTTCTCCTCTGTGAATGAAGCGACAGTGCGAGTATTAACAGCGAACGGTTGTGAGGTGGTAATTCCTAAATCTCAAGGCTGTTGTGCTGCACTTCCCGAACACCAAGGACAAACCGAACAAGCCAAAGCTTTAGCAAGGCAAATGATTGATAGTTTCGCTGATACTGATGTAGATTTTGTCATTATCAATGCTGCTGGTTGTGGACATACTTTAAAAGAATATGGTCATATTTTAGCGGATGATCCAGAATATCGAGAAAAGGCAGAGAATTTTGCCGCTAAAGTTAAAGACGCGCAAGAATTTTTAGCCACTGTTGGCTTAACAGCTAAACTATCACCAATCACAGATAAACCTTTAACTTTGGTTTATCAAGATGCTTGTCATTTATTACATGGACAAAAAATTAGTCTGCAACCGCGTCAATTATTACATCAAATTCCTGGCGTGACTTTAAGAGAACCTTTAGACGCAGCTTTATGTTGTGGTAGTGCTGGGGTTTATAACCTATTGCAACCAGAAGTCGCTGAGGAATTAGGTAAACAAAAAGTACAAAATTTATTAAATACTGGTGCTAATTTAATTGCTTCTCCGAATCCTGGTTGTGCTTTACAGATTACCAAACATTTAGAATTGCAGGGGAAAAATATTGCTGTGATGCACCCAATGGAGTTGTTAGATTATGCAATTCAAGGTGTGAAATTAAGCCTTGGCGACTAG
- a CDS encoding Crp/Fnr family transcriptional regulator yields MNIKLFIQRLEALHKPLADLYQTASILPWIPPDMLPQAFQELYSTSKMVQLAAEELYQQNEALKETQNLLETERQHYQDLFEYAPDGYLVTNPEGIIENANLTAAKLLNISRQFLIGKAMINFVCLEERQHFRHELNQLHHTDRTKELVIRLQQRHGEYFDAAFTVKVVRDQQTQAVHLLWLIRNIGDRQPTELQSAKNYSDLIENRPRYKHSKGENISLNNSVVWYICRGLVKLSTFSETGEEVLLGLAKTQMVFGSSMTSLSIYQATALSDVELVPIYASEILVTPTLSHTLLPKINQRLQQTESFLVISKKQLVEDRLNYLLELLKQEVGEQIESGTRFSVRFTHEDIASACGTTRVTITRLFGKLQQQGLITFDAKKHIILKNSEVRIQKSE; encoded by the coding sequence ATGAATATCAAACTATTTATCCAACGTTTAGAAGCCTTGCACAAACCTCTAGCAGATCTGTACCAAACTGCTAGTATTTTGCCTTGGATTCCTCCCGATATGCTACCACAGGCTTTTCAAGAACTTTATAGTACTTCTAAGATGGTACAGTTAGCAGCAGAAGAACTATATCAACAAAATGAAGCTTTAAAAGAAACACAAAATTTACTAGAAACAGAACGCCAACATTACCAAGATTTATTCGAGTATGCACCAGATGGCTATTTAGTCACTAATCCAGAAGGTATTATTGAAAACGCTAACTTAACCGCTGCTAAACTGCTGAATATTTCCAGACAGTTTCTGATCGGCAAAGCAATGATTAACTTTGTTTGTCTAGAAGAACGACAGCACTTTCGCCATGAACTCAATCAGCTACATCATACAGATAGAACCAAAGAGTTAGTTATTCGCTTGCAACAACGTCATGGCGAGTACTTTGATGCAGCCTTCACAGTTAAAGTAGTGCGGGATCAGCAGACTCAAGCTGTACATTTACTCTGGTTAATCCGGAATATTGGCGATCGCCAGCCAACAGAATTACAATCAGCCAAGAATTACAGCGATTTGATTGAGAATCGCCCTAGATACAAACATTCTAAAGGCGAAAATATTTCTCTCAATAACTCTGTTGTTTGGTATATTTGTCGAGGTCTGGTCAAACTCAGCACCTTTAGTGAAACTGGCGAAGAAGTCTTGCTAGGGTTGGCAAAAACACAAATGGTATTTGGTTCTAGTATGACTTCTCTATCCATTTACCAAGCTACAGCTTTATCAGATGTTGAGTTAGTACCAATTTACGCATCAGAAATATTAGTAACCCCAACACTTAGTCATACTTTATTACCCAAAATCAATCAGCGATTACAACAGACAGAATCATTTTTAGTTATCTCTAAAAAACAATTAGTAGAAGACAGGTTGAACTATTTATTAGAGCTTTTGAAACAGGAAGTAGGTGAACAGATAGAAAGTGGGACTCGCTTCAGCGTGCGCTTTACTCATGAAGATATAGCTAGTGCTTGCGGTACTACCAGAGTCACAATTACAAGATTGTTTGGTAAATTACAACAACAAGGTTTAATTACGTTTGATGCCAAAAAACACATAATTTTGAAAAATTCAGAAGTCAGAATTCAGAAGTCAGAATAA
- a CDS encoding GCN5-related N-acetyltransferase has product MIPQLKTQRLILRGFCEADLDAYADMCAHPEVMRYIGAGQPLSREESWRNMAMIVGHWQLRGYGLWAVEESQTGEMIGRIGFWQPEGWPGFEIGWSLRWAYWGRGFATEAATVAINYAFTQLQRSHIISLIHPQNTASVRVAQKLGEKLQGTTEIFKTEVLVYGLSREDWQKM; this is encoded by the coding sequence ATGATTCCTCAACTGAAAACTCAACGCCTCATCCTGCGGGGGTTTTGTGAAGCAGACTTGGATGCTTACGCTGATATGTGCGCCCATCCAGAGGTAATGCGCTATATCGGTGCTGGTCAACCTTTATCTCGTGAGGAGTCTTGGCGGAATATGGCTATGATAGTTGGTCATTGGCAACTGCGGGGCTATGGGTTGTGGGCTGTTGAAGAAAGCCAAACTGGTGAAATGATTGGTCGGATTGGCTTTTGGCAACCAGAAGGCTGGCCAGGATTTGAGATTGGCTGGTCGTTGCGTTGGGCTTATTGGGGACGTGGTTTTGCTACAGAAGCCGCAACAGTAGCCATAAACTATGCTTTTACCCAATTACAGCGATCGCATATTATTAGTTTGATTCACCCCCAAAATACTGCTTCTGTGCGTGTAGCACAAAAGTTAGGCGAAAAACTGCAAGGGACAACAGAAATTTTCAAAACTGAGGTGTTAGTTTACGGTCTGAGTCGAGAAGACTGGCAAAAAATGTAG
- a CDS encoding oxidoreductase domain-containing protein, translating to MTATNEKNKIRYAVVGLGWFAQEAALPAFTNTDNSELVALVSDDATKLKEISQKYGIQHTYSYEEYEDCLR from the coding sequence ATGACGGCTACAAATGAGAAAAATAAAATTCGTTACGCAGTTGTTGGTTTAGGTTGGTTTGCACAAGAAGCCGCCTTACCTGCATTTACTAATACCGATAACTCTGAATTAGTTGCTTTAGTTTCTGATGATGCGACCAAACTCAAAGAAATTAGCCAAAAGTATGGCATTCAGCATACTTACTCTTATGAGGAATATGAAGACTGTTTAAGGTGA
- a CDS encoding response regulator receiver sensor signal transduction histidine kinase: MPNSEFILIVDDNPTNLSVLSQALKSAGFAVRVAEDGESAIELVQHKPPALILLDVQMTGIDGFETCQKLKADPLTQSIPIIFMTALTDTENKVKGLSLGAVDYIPKPFEQAEVIARVRMHLQLKQLTDNLEQRVIERTAALKQAQVQLVQQEKLSMLGQLVAGVAHEMNNPISCIVSNLPPAQEYVADLSKILQLCQQHYEQLPEVIQDAIAQTDLEFLLEDLPKLLNSMQVSTQRIEDISVSLRNFARADTSVKVKFDVHEGLESTLLILRHRLKGFGTRPEIQILRQYAALPKVECYPGQLNQVFMNILANAVDALEDVWQQEKQVDDFLIIKISTEMSSPEYITIRIADNGIGMTDEVKQRIFDSLFTTKAVGKGTGLGLAIAHQIVVEKHGGAIKVNSHPYQGSEFVIILPFQ; the protein is encoded by the coding sequence ATGCCAAACTCAGAATTTATTTTAATTGTTGATGATAATCCTACTAATTTGTCAGTATTATCACAAGCGCTAAAAAGTGCAGGTTTTGCGGTGAGAGTAGCTGAAGATGGAGAAAGTGCAATTGAATTAGTGCAGCATAAACCACCAGCACTAATTTTATTAGATGTGCAGATGACGGGAATAGATGGTTTTGAAACCTGTCAGAAACTCAAAGCTGATCCTTTAACCCAAAGCATCCCCATTATTTTTATGACAGCATTAACTGATACTGAAAATAAGGTAAAAGGACTTTCTTTAGGCGCAGTTGATTACATTCCTAAACCCTTTGAACAAGCAGAAGTAATTGCTAGGGTGCGAATGCACTTACAACTCAAGCAATTGACGGATAATCTGGAACAACGGGTAATAGAAAGAACAGCCGCGCTAAAACAGGCACAAGTACAACTGGTACAACAAGAAAAACTGTCGATGCTGGGTCAGTTAGTAGCAGGTGTAGCCCATGAAATGAATAATCCTATTAGCTGCATTGTGAGTAATCTTCCTCCCGCGCAAGAATATGTTGCGGATTTGTCGAAAATTCTGCAATTATGTCAGCAACATTATGAGCAATTACCAGAGGTGATTCAAGATGCGATCGCCCAAACAGATTTAGAATTTCTCTTAGAAGATTTACCAAAACTCCTCAATTCTATGCAGGTTAGCACGCAACGAATTGAAGATATTTCTGTTTCACTACGCAACTTTGCTCGTGCTGACACATCGGTAAAGGTTAAGTTTGATGTTCATGAAGGACTTGAGAGTACATTATTAATTCTGCGCCATCGTCTGAAAGGATTCGGGACGCGACCAGAAATTCAAATTCTCAGACAATATGCTGCTTTACCAAAAGTTGAGTGTTATCCAGGGCAACTCAATCAAGTATTTATGAATATCTTAGCTAATGCCGTTGATGCTTTAGAAGATGTTTGGCAGCAAGAAAAGCAAGTCGATGATTTCTTGATAATCAAAATCTCTACAGAAATGTCCAGCCCTGAATATATCACGATTCGGATTGCTGATAATGGTATTGGAATGACAGACGAGGTGAAACAACGTATTTTTGACAGTTTATTCACCACGAAAGCAGTTGGTAAAGGTACAGGATTGGGATTAGCGATCGCTCATCAAATTGTAGTCGAAAAGCATGGCGGTGCAATTAAAGTTAACTCCCACCCCTATCAAGGTAGTGAATTTGTCATTATCCTGCCTTTCCAATAA
- a CDS encoding glycerol kinase: MTLDSTSPSSGYILALDLGTTGNRAFVFNIAGQIVGQAYKELTQYYPQPGWLEHDPEEIWQDTCWVMQNAIAQAQISPSEIAALGLTVQRETCLIWDKTTGKPLHKAIVWQDRRTAPLCNQLQTQGYAADIYDRTGLVIDAYFSATKLRWLLDKVTGVDLNNVLAGTIDTWVLWKLTGGKVHATDHSNASRTMLMNLKTCAWDETLLKILQIPAQILPQIQPSLGKFGVTDQTLLGVEIPITAILGDQQAALFGHGCDRPGLMKCTYGTGSFLVAHTGSEIVRSPHQLISTLAWTQNHSGNLDIGYALEGSMFTSGACIQWLRDGIKLIKTAAETETMANQVPDNGGVYFVPAFSGLGAPYWDMSARGAFLGITASVQPQHLVRSVLEASAYQVVEVVQAINACSPTPMGRLIVDGGACENNFLMQFQADVLGIPVERPKMRDTTVQGAAFAAGLAAGFWDSYTTLVSQRQIDRIFEPNQSSNNALANFATWQKAVQRSLNWAE; the protein is encoded by the coding sequence GTGACCTTGGACAGCACATCTCCATCATCAGGCTACATCTTGGCTTTGGACTTGGGTACAACAGGCAACCGTGCTTTTGTGTTTAACATAGCAGGTCAAATTGTTGGGCAAGCATATAAAGAACTCACACAGTATTATCCCCAACCGGGCTGGTTAGAACATGACCCCGAAGAAATTTGGCAAGATACTTGCTGGGTGATGCAAAATGCGATCGCTCAGGCGCAAATTTCGCCATCAGAAATAGCCGCTTTGGGATTGACTGTACAGCGGGAAACCTGCTTAATTTGGGATAAAACCACTGGTAAGCCCCTACATAAAGCTATTGTCTGGCAAGACCGCCGTACTGCACCGCTTTGCAATCAATTACAAACACAAGGTTATGCAGCAGACATTTACGATCGCACTGGCTTGGTGATTGATGCTTATTTTTCTGCAACTAAGTTGAGATGGTTATTAGACAAAGTTACAGGCGTTGATTTAAACAATGTTTTGGCAGGTACGATTGATACTTGGGTGTTGTGGAAATTAACAGGCGGGAAAGTCCATGCAACCGACCACAGCAACGCCAGCCGCACCATGTTAATGAACCTGAAAACCTGCGCTTGGGATGAAACATTACTCAAAATCTTACAAATTCCGGCTCAGATTTTGCCGCAGATTCAACCCAGCTTAGGCAAATTTGGTGTGACTGATCAAACTTTGCTGGGTGTAGAAATTCCCATCACCGCTATTTTAGGCGACCAACAAGCAGCATTATTTGGTCATGGCTGCGATCGCCCCGGTTTAATGAAATGTACTTACGGCACTGGTAGCTTTTTGGTAGCCCATACTGGCTCAGAAATTGTGCGATCGCCACATCAACTAATTTCTACTTTAGCTTGGACGCAAAACCACAGTGGTAATTTAGATATTGGTTATGCCTTAGAAGGCAGTATGTTTACTAGTGGCGCTTGTATCCAATGGTTACGCGATGGCATCAAACTGATCAAGACAGCCGCAGAAACTGAAACAATGGCTAACCAAGTTCCCGATAACGGTGGTGTGTACTTTGTACCTGCCTTTAGTGGATTAGGTGCGCCTTATTGGGATATGAGCGCCAGAGGAGCCTTTTTAGGGATTACCGCCAGCGTCCAACCCCAACATTTAGTGCGGTCTGTTTTAGAAGCGAGCGCTTACCAAGTTGTAGAAGTTGTGCAAGCTATTAATGCTTGTTCTCCTACACCAATGGGGCGGTTAATTGTCGATGGCGGCGCTTGTGAAAACAACTTTCTCATGCAGTTCCAAGCCGATGTTTTGGGGATTCCCGTAGAACGACCAAAAATGCGCGATACAACAGTACAAGGTGCAGCATTTGCCGCTGGTTTAGCAGCTGGATTTTGGGACAGCTACACAACATTAGTTAGTCAACGGCAAATAGACCGCATCTTTGAACCTAATCAATCTAGCAATAACGCCTTAGCTAACTTTGCTACTTGGCAAAAAGCAGTTCAGCGTAGCTTAAATTGGGCAGAGTAA
- a CDS encoding flavin oxidoreductase/NADH oxidase has translation MNTDNVTNLSSLEQRGLEFTRSSGGESACLHDQEIPELDLFSPFKIRDLTLPNRVAMSPMCQYSAENGIANDWHFVHLGSRAVGGAGLIMVEATAVTSQGRITPGDLGLWDDTQIEPLARIVRFVQQQGAVAGIQLAHAGRKASCHVPWLGGTPLTPELGAWPTIAPSAIPFHDNSPVPKALDERGIEEVITAFVQTAERSLQAGFQVIEIHAAHGYLLHSFLSPLSNQRTDIYGGSLENRMRLLLEVARRIREILPPGMPLFVRISATDWVEGGWDIEQSVILSRELKGLGVDVIDVSTGGLVPHAKIPVEKGYQVPFAAKIRQESQINTAAVGMITEAEYANQIITRGCADLVLIGRELLRDPYWSIHAQGHLDEVPNWPVPYGYAVKRQKRR, from the coding sequence ATGAATACAGATAATGTTACAAATTTATCATCCCTAGAGCAAAGGGGATTAGAATTCACGCGTTCTTCTGGAGGTGAATCAGCTTGTTTACATGATCAGGAAATACCTGAATTAGACTTATTTAGTCCCTTCAAAATTCGCGATTTAACTTTGCCAAATCGTGTGGCCATGTCACCTATGTGTCAATATTCCGCTGAGAATGGAATAGCAAATGATTGGCACTTTGTTCATTTGGGAAGCAGGGCTGTTGGCGGTGCTGGTTTAATTATGGTGGAAGCCACAGCAGTCACATCCCAAGGGCGCATTACACCTGGTGATCTCGGTCTTTGGGATGATACTCAAATTGAACCATTAGCCCGCATTGTGCGTTTTGTTCAGCAACAGGGAGCAGTTGCGGGTATCCAACTGGCTCATGCTGGGAGAAAAGCAAGTTGTCATGTTCCCTGGTTGGGTGGTACACCTTTAACACCTGAACTAGGTGCTTGGCCTACAATTGCACCCAGTGCCATTCCCTTTCATGACAATAGTCCTGTTCCCAAGGCTTTGGATGAACGTGGTATTGAAGAAGTTATTACAGCGTTTGTTCAAACAGCAGAGCGATCGCTGCAAGCTGGTTTTCAAGTTATTGAAATTCACGCGGCTCATGGATACTTATTGCATTCTTTTCTGTCACCACTCAGTAATCAGCGAACAGACATTTACGGAGGTTCTCTAGAAAATAGAATGCGTTTATTACTGGAAGTAGCCAGACGGATACGCGAGATTTTACCGCCAGGAATGCCACTTTTTGTTCGTATCTCTGCTACTGATTGGGTAGAAGGGGGTTGGGATATTGAACAATCAGTAATTTTATCTCGTGAACTAAAAGGTTTAGGTGTTGATGTAATTGATGTTTCTACAGGTGGCTTAGTACCCCACGCCAAAATTCCTGTAGAAAAGGGTTATCAAGTGCCTTTTGCTGCCAAAATCCGGCAAGAATCTCAAATCAATACCGCAGCTGTAGGGATGATAACTGAAGCTGAGTATGCCAATCAAATCATTACTCGTGGCTGCGCTGATTTGGTTCTGATTGGTCGAGAATTGCTCCGCGACCCATATTGGTCTATTCATGCTCAGGGTCACTTAGATGAAGTTCCTAACTGGCCTGTACCTTATGGTTATGCGGTAAAACGACAAAAACGTAGATAG
- a CDS encoding sensor protein, whose product MQLNTIKQQFLVKLDRPFILAALIIPLVHLGLGYIGLSMTFVGGASAFWPALGVFVAGMLLVGYRVWPILFISDFIVSYIIFFKHNLVISTIIPAVNLITPFVATFLIQRFIKRRYFLERSQDVFKFIVITIPSPLISSVLAALTLCMSGIAPWPVFGNVFQTWLTSDSAGILIVTPLLLAWLQKSPSPRSFRRRQIIELAFVLLLMMAVVRVAFSGGYPIEYMIIPPLIWTAYRFDARISTVAVLIVCAIAVFGTVNGFGSFAKQPSPNESLILLQSFICVIAITTFIISAVTHENQKSAMILRQANDELEQRVAERTAELQEAKNIAEVANQAKSEFLANMSHELRTPLNGILGYTQILQRTETLTEKGYKGIEIIHQCGFHLLTLINDVLDLSKIEARKMELHPIDFHFPSFLEGVVEICRIKADQKVIAFNYQPDSQIPIGIQADEKRLRQVLINLLGNAIKFTDKGGVTLKVNVLNKIEQQEITNYKIRFQVEDTGVGMTSAQLQKIFLPFEQVGEINKQSEGTGLGLAISQKIVYLMGSNLQVESQLGQGSIFSFEVELPEAKQWAESSRFMPQGTITGYQGKKRTILLVDDKWENRSVLLNLLEPIGFELIEASNGEEGINQAVASLPDLIITDLIMPVMDGFDFIRQIKQSPQLQSVVIIATSASVFDSDQNQSLDVGANAFLSKPIVVEILLELLRVHLNLIWIYAPSSQINANRNQTNVQSNYNDLTLPTVDILNHLYDLAKDGNVDGVLQAANDLKTDNHIYVDFAQQVIQLAENFQMKKLREILTQWINQNN is encoded by the coding sequence ATGCAGCTAAATACGATAAAGCAGCAATTCCTAGTCAAGCTTGATCGCCCATTTATCTTAGCAGCGCTGATTATTCCTCTGGTTCACCTCGGACTAGGATACATCGGTTTATCAATGACATTTGTCGGTGGTGCATCAGCATTTTGGCCCGCGTTGGGTGTATTTGTAGCGGGAATGTTATTAGTAGGCTATCGAGTTTGGCCTATCTTATTTATCAGTGATTTTATTGTTAGTTATATTATTTTTTTTAAACATAATCTTGTAATTAGTACTATTATCCCTGCCGTTAATTTAATTACACCTTTTGTTGCAACTTTTTTAATTCAGCGATTTATTAAGCGGCGCTATTTTTTAGAGCGATCGCAAGATGTTTTTAAATTTATAGTTATCACTATACCCAGTCCCCTAATCAGTTCTGTATTGGCTGCACTGACACTGTGTATGAGTGGGATTGCACCTTGGCCAGTATTTGGTAACGTTTTTCAAACCTGGCTAACCTCAGACAGCGCAGGTATTTTAATTGTTACACCTTTACTGTTGGCATGGTTGCAAAAGTCTCCATCACCAAGAAGTTTTCGTCGGCGACAAATTATCGAACTAGCATTTGTCTTACTGTTAATGATGGCGGTTGTTCGAGTCGCCTTTTCTGGGGGATACCCAATTGAATATATGATTATCCCGCCGCTGATTTGGACAGCCTATCGATTTGACGCGCGGATATCGACTGTAGCTGTACTTATTGTCTGTGCGATCGCAGTTTTTGGCACTGTTAACGGTTTTGGTTCTTTTGCTAAACAACCATCGCCAAATGAATCACTCATCTTACTGCAATCATTCATTTGTGTGATTGCTATCACTACTTTTATCATCTCTGCGGTAACTCATGAAAATCAAAAATCAGCCATGATTCTCCGCCAAGCTAATGATGAACTAGAACAGCGTGTAGCAGAACGAACGGCTGAACTCCAAGAAGCTAAAAATATTGCAGAAGTTGCTAATCAAGCCAAAAGTGAATTTCTCGCCAATATGAGCCATGAGTTACGCACACCCTTAAATGGCATCCTGGGTTACACTCAAATCTTACAACGAACTGAAACCTTAACAGAAAAAGGGTATAAAGGTATTGAAATTATCCATCAATGCGGCTTTCATCTCTTAACTTTAATTAATGATGTGCTGGATTTATCCAAAATCGAAGCCCGCAAAATGGAGTTACATCCCATTGATTTTCATTTTCCTTCATTTCTAGAAGGTGTTGTGGAAATATGCCGGATTAAAGCTGATCAGAAAGTAATTGCTTTCAATTATCAACCCGACTCTCAAATTCCCATTGGCATTCAAGCTGATGAAAAAAGGTTAAGGCAAGTGCTAATTAATCTTTTAGGTAATGCTATCAAATTTACAGATAAAGGCGGAGTGACATTAAAAGTCAATGTCCTGAATAAAATAGAACAACAAGAAATAACTAACTATAAAATTCGCTTTCAGGTCGAAGATACAGGTGTAGGCATGACATCGGCACAATTACAAAAAATATTCCTACCTTTTGAGCAAGTAGGAGAAATTAATAAACAGTCTGAAGGCACTGGATTAGGATTAGCTATTAGTCAAAAAATCGTCTATCTGATGGGCAGTAATTTGCAAGTTGAAAGTCAACTTGGTCAAGGTAGTATTTTCTCATTTGAAGTGGAATTACCAGAAGCAAAACAATGGGCAGAAAGTTCTAGGTTTATGCCACAAGGAACTATCACAGGTTATCAAGGCAAAAAACGCACCATTTTACTAGTAGATGATAAGTGGGAAAATCGTTCTGTTCTGCTCAATTTACTAGAACCCATTGGATTTGAATTAATTGAAGCTAGTAATGGAGAAGAGGGAATTAATCAGGCTGTAGCGTCTTTACCTGATTTAATCATCACTGATTTAATCATGCCTGTCATGGATGGCTTTGACTTTATCCGACAGATTAAACAATCTCCTCAGTTACAAAGTGTTGTAATTATTGCTACTTCTGCCAGTGTATTTGATAGTGATCAAAATCAGAGTTTAGATGTTGGTGCAAATGCCTTTTTATCTAAGCCTATTGTTGTGGAAATTTTATTAGAACTACTGCGAGTACATCTGAATTTAATTTGGATTTATGCACCAAGCTCCCAAATTAATGCCAATCGCAACCAAACTAATGTTCAATCTAATTACAATGATTTAACTTTACCGACTGTTGATATATTGAATCACTTATATGATTTAGCCAAAGATGGCAATGTTGATGGAGTATTGCAAGCAGCTAATGATTTAAAAACTGATAATCATATTTATGTTGATTTTGCTCAACAAGTAATCCAACTAGCAGAAAATTTTCAAATGAAAAAGCTACGAGAAATTTTAACTCAATGGATAAATCAAAATAACTAG
- a CDS encoding oxidoreductase domain-containing protein, whose amino-acid sequence MGYLDSTTLTGIFFFKNHLTSGEIDAVYIALPNHLHREYTVRAANQAIHVLCEKPMAVTDEECEAMIKAAKDNGVKLMIAYRLHLEPANLEAVEIVRSQQIGEARVFNSVFTQQVEGGNIRLRNVTGGGTIYDIGIYCINAARYLFQDEPTEVFAVAASKGEQRFSEVEEMASVILRFPHERLATFTCSFGAAKVSTYQVVGTKGDLKVESAYTWHGELKHYLTIDGETQERTFEQHDQLAAEFKYFSDCILQDQDPEPSGIEGLNDVRIIQAIYQSIETGQPVPVQTRDRSQRPTSDQTVKRPANEDQPALIRAAAPSGNS is encoded by the coding sequence ATGGGATATCTTGATTCAACCACTTTAACTGGTATTTTCTTTTTCAAAAATCACCTAACTAGTGGTGAGATTGATGCTGTTTATATTGCTTTACCCAATCACTTACATCGGGAATATACTGTGCGAGCAGCTAATCAAGCGATTCATGTGCTGTGTGAAAAGCCGATGGCTGTAACCGACGAAGAATGTGAGGCTATGATCAAGGCTGCAAAAGATAACGGTGTTAAGCTGATGATTGCTTATCGATTACACTTAGAACCAGCCAACTTGGAGGCTGTAGAAATTGTGCGATCGCAGCAAATTGGTGAAGCGCGTGTTTTCAACTCTGTTTTTACTCAACAAGTCGAAGGCGGTAATATTCGTTTACGCAACGTTACAGGTGGCGGAACTATCTATGACATTGGTATTTACTGCATTAACGCTGCACGTTATCTATTTCAAGATGAACCAACCGAAGTATTTGCTGTAGCTGCTAGTAAAGGCGAACAACGCTTCAGCGAGGTAGAAGAAATGGCCAGCGTGATCTTACGCTTTCCTCATGAACGACTGGCGACCTTTACCTGTAGCTTTGGAGCCGCTAAAGTTTCAACTTATCAAGTTGTTGGCACTAAAGGCGATTTAAAAGTAGAATCCGCCTATACATGGCATGGAGAACTTAAGCATTACCTCACAATTGATGGTGAAACCCAAGAGCGTACTTTTGAACAACACGATCAGTTAGCGGCTGAATTCAAATATTTCTCAGATTGCATTCTCCAAGACCAAGACCCAGAGCCATCGGGAATCGAAGGATTGAACGATGTTCGCATCATTCAGGCAATCTACCAATCTATTGAAACAGGTCAACCAGTGCCTGTGCAAACTCGCGATCGCTCTCAACGTCCTACATCAGATCAAACTGTTAAACGTCCTGCTAACGAAGATCAGCCAGCGCTAATTCGTGCTGCTGCACCTTCCGGTAATTCTTAA